One Pseudochaenichthys georgianus chromosome 7, fPseGeo1.2, whole genome shotgun sequence DNA segment encodes these proteins:
- the aaas gene encoding LOW QUALITY PROTEIN: aladin (The sequence of the model RefSeq protein was modified relative to this genomic sequence to represent the inferred CDS: deleted 1 base in 1 codon) has translation MCSLALFPAPLPAGQSTLCESNNELLSGGGSTEDRLKQESSPLSLYFPRESLKLHCRTESSSKAAFLDHSETLWMRSAAAWRDGGFTGLLDEITNSNTEVPKWMSVSSGFTLALIRWFSSFHGSLFPHLTMSSEDMLAEFSQVLNWSDCVVRAFAWHPHADKFALALLDDSIKIYNPKSATTPTLKHRLQKSVAAVQWKPLCASALAVACQNCLLVWHVDPCSLSTRPSSGCAQVLSQPGHSPITSISWSPSGSLLVSASPMDTAMMVWDVAAESCVPLQRVGGGGVTFLSWSPDGSHVLASTPSALFRVWETRMWTCERWPCVKGRCQSGCWSPDGSRLLFTVQGEAVIYALTFTDSPAGVPSCTSKGPQAASVVADLSETTFNTPGGDIIVGGEIQSLAWDSAGERLAVLLKGDPQAADRPAVIAVFKTRTNPVFELLPCGFVQGEAGAEARLIQFSPNFQHGALLTVCWSTGRITHVPFYFLSTGVPHFGLGGSPSLPRPQERPADFNQSLFTELAS, from the exons ATGTGCTCTCTGGCGCTGTTCCCCGCTCCTCTGCCCGCTGGACAGAGCACTCTGTGCGAGTCCAACAACGAGCTGCTGTCCGGAGGAGGCTCCACGGAAGACCGACTCAAACAG GAGTCGAGTCCTCTGAGTTTGTATTTCCCCCGAGAGTCTCTGAAGCTCCACTGTCGCACAGAAAGCAGCAGCAAGGCAGCCTTCCTGGACCACTCTGAAACACTGTGGATGAGGAGTGCAGCAGCatg GCGGGATGGTGGTTTCACGgggctactggatgaaattaccAACTCAAATACAGAAG TGCCTAAATGGATGTCAGTGAGTTCTGGCTTCACGCTGGCGTTGATCCGATGGTTCTCCTCCTTCCACGGCTCCCTGTTTCCTCATCTCACA ATGAGCAGTGAGGACATGCTGGCTGAGTTTTCACAAGTGCTCAACTG GTCGGACTGTGTGGTGCGAGCGTTCGCCTGGCACCCCCACGCAGATAAGTTTGCTCTAGCCCTGCTGGACGACTCCATTAAGATCTACAACCCCAAAAG TGCCACCACGCCCACGCTGAAGCACCGTCTGCAGAAGAGTGTCGCAGCAGTTCAGTGGAAGCCTCTGTGTGCGTCGGCGCTCGCTGTCGCCTGTCAGAACTGTTTACTGGTGTGGCACGTCGACCCCTGCTCCCTGTCCACCAG gCCTTCCTCCGGATGCGCTCAGGTTCTGTCTCAGCCCGGTCACTCTCCCATCACGTCCATCTCCTGGTCGCCCAGCGGCTCTCTGCTGGTGTCCGCCTCCCCCATGGACACCGCCATGATG GTTTGGGACGTGGCTGCAGAGAGCTGTGTGCCTCTTCAGCGtgtcgga ggggggggggtcacctTCCTGTCCTGGTCCCCTGACGGCAGCCACGTTCTGGCCTCCACGCCCTCAGCCCTGTTCAG GGTTTGGGAAACCAGGATGTGGACCTGTGAGCGATGGCCATGTGTGAAAGGACGCTGCCAG TCTGGCTGTTGGAGTCCAGACGGGAGTCGCCTTCTCTTCACCGTACAGGGAGAGGCGGTCATCTACGCTCTGACCTTCACTGACTCTCCAG CAGGCGTTCCTTCATGCACATCCAAAGGTCCACAGGCAGCATCGGTGGTGGCCGACCTATCAGAGACCACCTTTAACACGCCAGGTGGAGACATCAT TGTTGGAGGAGAGATCCAGTCTTTAGCGTGGGACTCCGCAGGAGAGAGGCTGGCGGTGCTTCTCAAGG GCGATCCACAAGCAGCAGACCGGCCTGCAGTCATCGCCGTGTTCAAGACGAGAACCAACCCCGTCTTTGAGCTTCTGCCTTG TGGTTTTGTTCAAGGGGAGGCCGGCGCTGAAGCCAGACTCATTCAGTTCAGTCCCAACTTCCAGCACGGAGCTCTGCTCACCGTG TGTTGGTCCACTGGAAGAATCACCCACGTGCCTTTCTACTTCCTGAGCACTGGGGTCCCACACTTTGGGCTGGGTGGCAGCCCGTCCCTGCCCCGGCCTCAGGAGAGACCTGCAGACTTCAACCAGTCGCTCTTCACAGAACTCGCCTCTTAA
- the col2a1a gene encoding collagen, type II, alpha 1a — MRWRTHSSGTRCSEEAGGCIQDGQQYNDKDVWKPEPCRICVCDSGAVLCDEIICEEIKECANPLIPSGECCPICPADASAPIETLGAQGQKGEPGDIADVVGPKGPLGPMGPSGEQGSRGEAGAKGDKGNAGPRGGDGEPGTPGNPGPAGTPGTPGLGGNFAAQMAGGFDEKSGGAQMGVMQGPMGPMGPRGPPGPSGAPGPQGFQGSPGEAGEPGPAGALGPRGPSGPSGKPGSDGDAGKPGKAGERGPAGPQGARGFPGTPGLPGIKGHRGHPGLDGAKGETGAAGAKGESGSAGENGASGPMGPRGLPGERGRSGAAGSAGARGNDGLPGPAGPPGPLGPAGAPGFPGSPGSKGEAGPTGGRGSEGAQGPRGEAGTPGSPGPSGASGNPGTDGIPGSKGSAGGAGIAGAPGFPGPRGPPGPQGATGSLGPKGQSGDPGLPGFKGEAGPKGELGPIGPLGGPGPSGEEGKRGARGEPGTAGPLGPPGERGAPGNRGFPGQDGLAGAKGALGERGVPGAVGPKGSGGDPGRTGEAGLPGARGLTGRPGDAGPQGKVGAPGSNGDDGRPGPPGPLGARGQPGVMGFPGPKGANGVAGKTGEKGLVGRPGLRGLSGKDGETGSAGPSGPAGPAGERGEQGQPGPNGFQGLPGPSGAPGEGGKPGDQGVPGEAGANGVSGPRGERGFPGERGGAGAQGLQGPRGIPGTAGSDGPKGAIGPSGSAGSQGPPGLQGMPGERGTGGITGAKGDRGDNGQKGPEGAAGKDGGRGLTGPIGPPGPSGPNGAKGETGASGPNGAGGARGAPGDRGEGGPPGPAGFAGPPGSDGQPGAKGELGESGQKGDGGAPGPQGPSGAPGPVGPTGVSGPKGMRGAQGAAGATGFPGAAGRVGTPGPNGNPGAAGPSGPAGKDGPKGVRGDAGLTGRQGDGGLRGPAGTHGEKGEAGEDGPPGPDGPSGAMGLGGSRGIVGLPGQRGERGFAGLPGPSGEPGKQGSTGGGGDRGPPGPVGPPGLSGPSGEIGREGTAGSDGPPGRDGSAGIKGERGNTGPAGAPGAPGAPGSTGPVGPLGKQGDRGEGGAQGPAGPSGPAGARGMAGPQGPRGDKGESGETGERGQKGHRGFTGLQGLPGPPGPNGDSGSAGPAGPNGAKGPGGPSGPAGKDGSNGTPGPIGPPGPRGRSGESGPAGPPGNAGPPGPPGPPGPGIDMSAFAGMGQTEKSPDPLRYMRADEASSSLRQHDVEVDSTLKSLNNQIENMRSPDGTQKNPGRTCRDLKLCHPEWKSGTYWVDPNMGSIADAIMVFCNMETGETCVKPSIAEVPKKNWWTSKSKDRKHVWFGETMNGGFHFSYADDGPVANAGSIQLTFLRLLSTEATQNLTYHCKNSVAYMDQASGNLKKALKLQGSNEVEIRAEGTSRFTYNVMEDGCKTHTDRWAKTVIEYKTKKTSRLPFVDIAPMDIGGADQEFGVEVGAVCFL, encoded by the exons AGGAGGCAGGTGGCTGCATCCAGGACGGCCAGCAGTATAATGATAAGGATGTGTGGAAGCCCGAGCCGTGTCGTATCTGTGTGTGCGACAGCGGAGCGGTTCTGTGTGATGAGATAATCTGCGAGGAGATCAAAGAATGTGCCAACCCTCTCATCCCATCTGGAGAGTGCTGTCCCATCTGCCCTGCTGATGCCAGTGCGCCCATTG AGACACTCGGTGCTCAG GGCCAGAAAGGAGAACCAGGAGACATTGCCGAT GTTGTAGGACCAAAAGGACCACTGGGCCCAATG GGCCCCTCAGGTGAGCAGGGATCACGCGGAGAAGCTGGCGCTAAGGGTGATAAG GGAAATGCAGGACCTCGTGGAGGAGATGGCGAGCCCGGCACCCCCGGAAACCCCGGACCCGCCGGCACACCTGGAACACCAGGACTTGGAGGG AACTTTGCTGCTCAGATGGCTGGAGGTTTTGATGAGAAGTCTGGAGGCGCTCAGATGGGTGTGATGCAGGGACCAATG GGTCCTATGGGTCCTCGTGGCCCCCCCGGACCAAGTGGAGCTCCT GGCCCACAAGGTTTCCAAGGATCCCCTGGAGAGGCTGGAGAGCCCGGACCAGCT GGCGCATTGGGACCACGTGGACCATCTGGACCTTCTGGCAAACCTGGAAGCGAT GGTGATGCTGGCAAACCTGGCAAAGCTGGTGAGCGTGGACCTGCAGGGCCTCAG GGAGCTCGTGGATTCCCTGGAACTCCTGGACTTCCCGGAATCAAAGGACACAGA GGTCATCCTGGTCTGGATGGAGCTAAGGGAGaaactggagccgctggagcCAAG GGAGAGTCTGGTTCTGCTGGAGAGAACGGCGCCTCCGGACCCATG GGACCCCGTGGTCTGCCCGGTGAGAGGGGTCGCTCTGGAGCTGCTGGGTCTGCT GGTGCCCGTGGTAATGATGGTCTGCCCGGTCCTGCTGGTCCTCCT GGGCCTCTTGGTCCTGCTGGAGCTCCCGGTTTCCCAGGATCCCCAGGATCTAAG GGAGAAGCTGGTCCTACTGGAGGCCGTGGATCTGAAGGAGCACAGGGACCTCGCGGAGAGGCCGGCACCCCCGGATCTCCTGGACCCTCTGGTGCATCT GGTAACCCTGGAACTGATGGTATTCCTGGATCTAAAGGATCTGCT GGTGGTGCTGGTATTGCTGGTGCTCCTGGTTTCCCCGGGCCCCGTGGCCCCCCCGGACCTCAGGGCGCTACAGGATCTCTGGGACCAAAGGGACAGTCT GGAGACCCTGGTCTTCCTGGATTCAAAGGAGAGGCTGGACCCAAAGGAGAGCTT GGCCCTATTGGTCCCCTAGGTGGCCCTGGACCCTCTGGTGAAGAAGGAAAGAGAGGAGCAAGAGGAGAGCCTGGCACAGCCGGACCCCTCGGACCCCCAGGAGAGAGA GGAGCTCCCGGTAACCGTGGTTTCCCAGGACAGGATGGTCTTGCTGGAGCTAAG GGCGCCCTTGGCGAGCGAGGTGTTCCTGGTGCTGTTGGGCCCAAAGGTAGCGGCGGAGACCCCGGACGCACAGGAGAGGCTGGTCTGCCCGGAGCCAGA GGTCTTACTGGTCGCCCCGGAGATGCTGGACCTCAAGGCAAAGTTGGAGCCCCT GGATCTAATGGAGATGACGGTCGCCCCGGACCCCCCGGCCCTCTGGGAGCCCGTGGACAGCCCGGCGTGATGGGATTCCCCGGACCAAAGGGAGCCAAT GGTGTAGCTGGAAAGACAGGAGAGAAGGGTCTTGTTGGTCGTCCTGGACTGAGA GGTCTTTCTGGAAAAGATGGTGAGACTGGATCTGCTGGACCTTCCGGCCCTGCT GGACCCgctggagagagaggagagcaaGGACAGCCTGGACCCAATGGATTCCAG GGTCTGCCTGGACCCAGTGGGGCCCCAGGAGAGGGTGGAAAGCCCGGAGACCAG GGAGTCCCTGGAGAGGCCGGAGCTAACGGTGTTTCTGGACCCAGA GGTGAGCGTGGTTTcccaggagagagaggaggtgcTGGAGCTCAGGGTCTGCAGGGACCTCGTGGAATCCCTGGTACCGCTGGAAGTGATGGACCCAAG GGAGCCATTGGACCATCTGGTTCTGCTGGATCTCAGGGACCCCCCGGCCTGCAGGGTATGCCCGGAGAGAGAGGAACTGGTGGCATCACTGGAGCCAAGGGAGACAGA GGTGACAACGGCCAGAAGGGACCTGAGGGAGCTGCTGGAAAGGACGGTGGTAGA GGTTTGACCGGTCCCATTGGTCCTCCTGGCCCATCCGGACCCAACGGCGCCAAG GGTGAGACTGGAGCTTCAGGACCCAATGGTGCTGGCGGTGCGCGTGGTGCTCCT GGTGACCGTGGAGAGGGCGGTCCTCCTGGCCCTGCTGGTTTCGCTGGACCTCCT GGTTCAGACGGTCAGCCTGGTGCCAAGGGAGAGCTTGGAGAGTCTGGACAGAAAGGAGATGGCGGTGCTCCCGGACCTCAGGGACCCTCTGGAGCCCCTGGACCTGTG GGACCCACCGGTGTATCTGGACCTAAAGGAATGCGCGGTGCTCAGGGCGCTGCT GGCGCTACTGGTTTCCCCGGTGCTGCTGGGAGAGTTGGAACTCCTGGTCCCAAT GGTAACCCCGGTGCTGCTGGTCCTTCTGGCCCGGCTGGTAAAGACGGACCTAAGGGCGTTCGTGGTGATGCCGGTCTCACAGGAAGACAGGGAGACGGTGGGCTCCGTGGACCCGCAGGAACACATGGAGAGAAGGGAGAAGCTGGAGAGGATGGACCTCCT GGTCCCGATGGACCTTCAGGAGCTATGGGTCTGGGTGGATCTCGTGGTATCGTAGGTCTGCCTGGTCAGCGTGGAGAGAGAGGTTTCGCTGGTCTCCCTGGACCTTCT GGAGAGCCTGGTAAACAAGGATCCACTGGTGGTGGTGGCGACCGCGGACCCCCTGGACCTGTGGGACCCCCAGGACTGAGTGGACCTTCTGGAGAGATTGGACGAGAG GGTACCGCTGGATCAGATGGACCCCCGGGTAGAGATGGATCTGCTGGAATCAAG ggagagagaggaaacacCGGACCCGCTGGTGCCCCTGGAGCTCCTGGAGCCCCCGGATCCACCGGACCTGTCGGACCCCTCGGAAAGCAGGGAGACAGAGGAGAGGGT GGCGCTCAAGGACCTGCAGGACCATCTGGCCCCGCAGGAGCCCGAGGAATGGCT GGACCCCAAGGACCCCGTGGAGACAAGGGAGAGTCTGGTGAGACTGGAGAGAGAGGACAGAAGGGTCACCGTGGATTCACTGGACTGCAGGGTCTACCTGGACCTCCT GGCCCCAACGGAGACTCTGGATCCGCCGGACCTGCCGGACCAAACGGAGCTAAG GGACCTGGTGGACCATCTGGACCCGCTGGCAAAGACGGATCAAATGGAACGCCCGGCCCCATCGGACCCCCTGGACCTCGTGGACGTTCTGGAGAAAGCGGCCCTGCT GGTCCTCCCGGAAACGCTGGACCCCCAGGCCCCCCCGGTCCTCCCGGCCCCGGCATCGACATGTCTGCCTTCGCCGGTATGGGTCAGACTGAGAAGTCCCCCGATCCTCTGAGGTACATGAGGGCCGATGAGGCCTCCAGCTCCCTGAGGCAGCACGACGTTGAGGTGGATTCCACTCTGAAGTCCCTCAACAACCAGATCGAGAACATGCGCAGCCCCGACGGCACCCAGAAGAACCCCGGCCGCACCTGCAGAGACCTGAAGCTGTGCCACCCCGAGTGGAAGAGCG GAACCTACTGGGTGGACCCCAACATGGGCAGCATCGCTGATGCCATCATGGTGTTCTGCAACATGGAGACTGGAGAGACCTGCGTGAAACCAAGCATCGCCGAGGTGCCAAAGAAGAACTGGTGGACAAGCAAGAGCAAGGACCGCAAACACGTCTGGTTCGGAGAGACCATGAATGGAGGATTCCAC TTCAGCTACGCTGATGACGGCCCTGTTGCCAACGCTGGCAGCATTCAGCTGACCTTCCTGAGGCTCCTGTCCACAGAGGCAACCCAGAACCTCACCTACCACTGCAAGAACAGCGTGGCCTACATGGACCAGGCCTCTGGCAACCTGAAGAAGGCTCTGAAGCTGCAGGGCTCCAACGAAGTGGAGATCCGCGCCGAGGGCACCAGTCGCTTCACTTACAACGTGATGGAGGATGGCTGCAAG acacacacagatcgATGGGCCAAGACCGTCATCGAgtacaaaacaaagaaaacctCCCGTCTGCCATTCGTGGACATTGCTCCCATGGACATCGGAGGAGCGGATCAGGAGTTCGGAGTGGAAGTAGGCGCAGTCTGCTTCTTGTAA